From the Diadema setosum chromosome 3, eeDiaSeto1, whole genome shotgun sequence genome, the window GTCAAGTCCTAAAATGCATATCAGGAGAACTGCCCTCGGGAAGTCTTTGGAGCTGTGGGGAAACTGTCCTCCATTCAGATTTGTCCTATGGATAGTAGTCCTCAAGAGAAATTGTGCCCTAGGTGGAGTTCTCAGGACGGACAGTTGGATTCATAGTTGTCCTAGattccatgaaatgatattaaagtAATTCTAAACCAAAATTCTATTGACAGGTTGAGGACAGAAAAAGGAAGGCGTGGGAGGAGTTGTCCATGAAACTGAGGAGCAGTGGAGGTAAAGAAGTGAGGGAATGGCGTGATCTTAAGAAGAAGTGGCAAGACATGAAGAGCAGAGCCATCAAACTGCAAGCGAAAGCACATCTTACAGGTGGGCATGCTTCCATAATCTTGTGTTATTaatgcatattatgcatgtattatCACAAGgatggcaatttttttttaatttttttatatatatatacaagaacCACAGAACTCCCTATGTCAAAAAATACACAACAGAGAAAAGTTTGTTTAAAAGTTGAAATCAGTACTCTCGTAAATAAGCTATTGAGCGCACTTTCAAGTTCTTTACAGTACATTCAGGGGTTGGACAGGGATGGAATGGGAAAGGAGCCAGTACAGTACTCTCTGCGTAATCGGGTATCGCATAAACGGGTACTCCGTTTAATTGGGTAGTaatttcaaaatcagttccaatgcacattaGAATTACCTGATAATCGGTTTGCCTCTCCGCATAAATGGGTAAATAAGTTTCTTCTTATCCAATTTCTACCCACATTTTATCGCAGATATAACACTTTAAGAAATCATGACTGACAAATTTTCCACGACTAATCGCATTATCTGTTTAATTTTCAAAGAAGACCGATCATTTGGGGagtgattaaacatgaaaacacatcaCCAGTACTTGCCACACATTAACGAACATTACACATGTCCCTGGCACTCACAACTGCATAGACAGACAGGAGTTGAACACACTTACGCTTCTCCCTTGCTCTGCAACGACATTCACAATACGAGAAGTTTGCACCAAAAATCAGGCTATTCACCAGCTCCATAAATTTGCCTTTCCCTAGTCACTTCTCGAAAAGTAACCCGACGTTCTACGTGACGAGTGCACGCAAAGAGACATGTTCATTTTGGAAAACGCCTGTGTGTTAGCGAGGAATCTATAGTTAAAGGACAAAGTTTTTTGAAGACATATTTGTCCATAAAGAGAGTGTGCTCGTGACTGAACAAGTGTAAGGTATGTATAATGTGCCGTGCAAGCACGCGTGttaagcatacagtgtaggtgtttggtgcagtgtacaatgcatgtacattCACATTATGTGTTtcaattgtgaatgagacgtgttcttctgttaatcgggtactccgcttaatggggtaagaaacgctctgcTCGAGCCTACCCGATTATGTGGAGAGTACTGTATTACATTTACATGTAAGTTGTTGCTTTTTAAATTTCAACTACAGTGTACTTTCCAGGAATTTCacccagtgtgatggaatatgcataTATGGACACCATGTCCACATTGAAGCCCTCAAAGCTGTCCACCCACCCTCCCCTCCTCTAAGTTTGCAGTGTTCTCAGATAATAGGTGTAGGGTCAAATGTCAGTGATGTAATATGCTGTGATTATCAACATGTCTTCAACTTTTTTGATGATGTGAACTTCAAACATGGCATGTGCTTGCCTGTATTAGCTTTTTATATGAAGCACAATGATGTTGCCATACATGTTGATTACAGTACTGTCCTGCTTcattcaaatactgtaaaacaaggaatgttcgtgttcattataattgcacaaatttcgcgaaagccaagattcgcggaattaaaatgcatgtgaaagttcttgtctacactgaaTGCATtcaatgccagtggcaattcgcaaaaatttcatgcagctaAAACATCATGTTTTACATTACTGGGTAGTCATGTTTGCAAGTGCACTTTGATAAGAACATGTAATACTATCAATTGCAGTGCTATTGCCTGTATTActtcacatttatttttctttctttcagtatTGACAACCATGTGTATTAATTCTGTTTTCTTACTTCCAAAATTTAGGAGGAGGACCGCCCACGCCCATCGACTTTGTTAGCGAGAAAATCCTCGAGACGTTGCCCCCAGAGGTCACGGAGGGGCTTTCCAGCTCACAAAATGAAGCTGGACTAGGGGTTGGTTATGCTTACATAAATTCTGTTCTTAGTTATtagttttttttgtgttttttttttttcttggcatttTCAATGAATAACCTTATCCAACATTAAAAGAATATTTGGTGTTATGTTGGAGACATCAACATATCAGGTTCTTATTATGTtgaaattttgatcaaactCAGAATGCTTAAATAGGTAAATTATAtcttccaaaaaagaaaaggataccCATATCATTAAATTTGTTGAAGTAATTTCGATTCCATGCCTCTTTCTGTAAATacactgttctttttttttcatttatcttgtttttacCAAAAGTGAAGATCAGAACTGTTTCATGAATGGCCTTTCTTATCTCATTTGTAGAATGTTTTGTTGCTGACCTGCATGAAAGGGCATCCCACAATCATTGTATTATGAAAGGTCATCCTTATGTAAAGCTTTTCTtatcagttgcccccccccccccccaaaaaaaaaaaaaaaaaaaatgactgtatttTGATAAAAGGGCATAGAATATAAATGAGCATGAATATGGTAAATGTTACCGATTGGTTGTTGGCAGAGGCATAAATTTTGACCACATGTGGTGTAGGTTTCATCGACTTGGTATAGAAATAATGTCACATTTCTCAAGATGAATTACTTTCTTATGTTGGCTAAATggtctttcatttctttttccaaatattttttATCTCATCAGGAGTGCACTAATTCCCAGAATTCGGAGGATGCTCCGGGGATGATGGACCTTGACGATGAAGAAATGGATTTGAATACCGGTAATCCAGACGAAGTGGCTGTTGAGAATCTAAATGCAATTACAGAGATTGTCTCCTACTCACCAAACCTAATCCACAATGACCTGATCCAAATTAGTGGCCAGCTCAGCACCATAATTGAGCTCCTGAAAATGAGTCTGAAAGGACACAAGGAGCAATAAGAATAGCTGTTTTCACCTTGTCTGAATTCTTAATATGGGTAaatccacgtcaaatcatccaattttcagagaagttgtcacccgaccccctcaGATTTTCTTTGAAATCACAAGAAATGTTCCCTAGAGTGTCTTccggaaaatcccaaaatatttcaccCCAAAGTCAATttgttgctaagatacagcctcacatagcaaccaatgcgcattacaaaatatttttgattgactgttgtAGCATGGATTTTTATGCCACAGTGctcattatctggaaattggACATTGATGACTTCAGttccaaagggggggggggggggggaggggggggggagggggggaggggggggtaAGAGTGTGCAAcaagaatacatggaaggtgaaattgcgATAGTCAGGTGAGCGCTTGACCCCTGGGTATCTTGTTTATTTCTGTCAAGTTTGAGGCGCTCTCCATAAAAATGGCTGGCACGAATGCgctgatttcattcaaaattactgagcaagtaAAATCCTTCAATggcataatattttagaacctaaggtgatgaaatgtggaagatgtCAGTCTCTaaatatgcatgaaaatttttgaaaattgacatttcaAACCATTTTCGGTGACATCGTGGACGTTACCGAAAAGTCAGTTTTGCGTCACAGTcaatttttcttgcaaagattATAAAGTTCTCTCAGTTTCTAGATAATGAACACTTGTACATAAGAATCCATGTAACAACATTCAATCAAAcatgcctaattttcttttaactaatattTTGGAACGCGCGTCGGTTGCTATatgaggctgtatcttagcaaccaattgaccttggggtaaaatattttttgaatttCCGTCAaacactttggggaacatttgatgcaatttcaaagaaaatcagAGGGAGTGGTGTGACAAGCATTTGATGATTTGACATTGTTTGACCCATATATGTTTGCATTTGAGGAGTTAATTTTCTTCGTGTTCACATTTATTATAGTTGAAAATCCAAAGACATTCAGTCAGATGTTGTCATCAATTGAATTATATATTTACTAGTGTTACAAAGAAAGACTGAAGCTTTTCAAACAAATAAGATAGCTGGGCTTTAcaatatttcatattgataaAACTTCATATCCATGAAATTAATATGTGCATTCCTAACAATTAACAACCAATAAGTCGCCAacatccttttcttttttcttgttttttacaACTCATTGCATCCCTCAAAAAGAGTTGGCGGATAATATGGATTTGGTCTCATAATGCAGCTGCAAACACCCCTGCGTCCGTCACAGATATTTTCTTGTGAACTCTATACAGGCTTCAGTTCTTTTTGAATCATCTTTAAATTATTGATGAAGGTGTATGatggaaaaacaaagaaaccttCAGATTTTGGTGATGGCCCCCTTGCTTCTGTCTTTTCACAGAcatagtgacaaaaaaaaataataataatttgtcaGGGTCTTCTTGTGTATGCTAAACTTGCCATGTTTCTTtctaaatttttctttttcaaatttggtatgtaaacgTATCTTGGACAAATTTAGATACCTATATATACTGGTAATGTAGCAACCACTATTCCACCTTTCATAGGGTCAAAATTGTTCTCAGGTTAAAGTTTGCAAAAATGCTTGACCTATCTCTTTAATCAAACTTCATATTTACTAAACATATCTTTTTCTAACTTGCTAAGGAGCTGTACAAAGTGTATGGGTGGTCATTCTTCATGAAGCACACAGCAATTTATGATGACAGCCCCTTCAGTGTTTTAACTTGGATATCATGtcacattttctgcatgttcTCTAGCAGTTCTGAGCAGCAAATAGTGTGCAGGAGCACTGTGCTCTGTTTGTTAGGAAGTGAAGGAGAGTATCCAATAGTTCTTGGCAAAGTgctatgaagggattatcagtgTCTGAAATTAGACGGATATTTGGATTAAGAcctacttttcattttcttttaaaaaaaaagtgcttatTCTCATCgtgaattttttgttttaatattagAGGGCATAATAGAAGCAATTTGATATTTCTCAAGGTTTTTAGGTTGTATGAAGAGAAACTGAGGATTCATTTTAACTCCTtgaacatatttttattttcgtaTAAACATGAACAATATCATTAAACCTAGTCTACTTGACTTTAATACTtgtataattttttcttttggagTAGTGACATTTCACACACTCTCTGTGATGTTTCATCATCTGAAACACCATGACCCTGTTACGGGTCAACAACAaattaactcgttgaggacgagtcccgagtatacacgagcgggtgtctgtgggaaatgcgtgttttgGCAAAATCAGTCCTTCTTCAACGTGTTAACGCCAAAAATCAGTCGGGCTGATGAAACGTCTCAGAGAGGACATGAGAGTCACTATTACAAAAAAATGCAAGTAAGTCCAGTTCATTACATTAAATGATATAGTTTATGATCTACTTTACCTGAATGACTGGGAAAATTCAGACTTTTCAATGTCATATATACATGTCTGAAACCCTACACTGAGTTATCTCTGACTTTAGAGCAAAGAAGGTTAGACCTCGTgtaaatcataattatatgcCTAAATTTTATCCCAAAGTTTCATACATAATTTAATGATCTTAAAACTACCAATTTCTTTAGAAAAGAAATAGTGAAGGAAAAAAGCAAATTAACTTCTAATGTTAGTTTTATAAGTTCTGATGTGTGTGAACTTTTGGTGACATCGAGATGCCGGGTCATGTAGAGTGTACTTTATGAAAGAAtgagaagtacattgtatgtacagtgcactctctttataacgaacacagttattaCAAAATACTTGTTCAAACGAATGAAAAtttcaggccacaacattatcgGCTCAATATActttcattctttatttgttcagttataacgaaatttctaTACAATGatagaaaactgccggtccccaGGACTTTGTTTTAATGTGAGTCCACTgtattatattattttctttcatatagtTTTGTGAAACAAACACCTGCATTGAAATTTGGTAGAAATAGAATCTCTATCATACCTTACCATTTCCCTAGAGGTAAATTTCATAAATATTACTTGCTTAAGTACATCTGTAATGAAACTAATGGAATCCTTTGAATGTAGTgtcataaatacattgtatatttatttaatttaatggtatttatatatacaaactatttcttcaaaatgtacATATGATTACCATTTTGACAATATAAGATACTTCTATCTTCCAGATAAAATGCTGCTTAAAAAGTCCTATTCCAATATGCAATATGTGTAAGTTATTCTTAGTATTAATAATTCGTATCATTATTTGTAAATAGTAATTACATTTATTTGATGTTTATTGCCATTAATCCATGGACTAACTTTGGAATTGCAAATATTGATTCCTGTATGTAATTATTTGGCAGAAGgttattatattttatataatcaTCTTTGGAATTGCAAATATTTATTCTTGTATGTAATTACTTGACAGAATgttattatattttatataatcataatattttatgGAGTATTGCAATAAAACTTTGACACTTCAACAGAAAcgttaacacattctgttctaTTTCATTTCTGGCAGGTGAACTTAAATAACCAGTCAAGGTTTCTGAAGAGAAGCAAGAACATAAGAGTTGCCATTTACTTTTACTATGCATGAATAGGTAGGCGTACTTCTTCCATGAATATCACTTTTGTACCTCTAGAATGGTAGAATGTATATTCTATCTTATTTAAAGATTTCCACATTGGAATTATCAACAAGATAAGCTCacaaagaaatttgaaaatatgttgctCATAAATTTCTTCCTAAATTGCAGCTAAATGACTTTTCATTATGATAGAGAAACAATACATTTAACTGGCATTGTTTCCAATATATTCAATACATTTGTTTGGGAAATCATTATCTTAAATATACAGTTTTGATGATTCTCATTTAGAATCAAATCAGTTTGTAATTATATAAAGTTGTTCACATTGTTATATGCATGTCATATTGGTTAAGAAATAACTGCCAAGTCTCCTAGCTTCTTGGGGAGAATCCCTAAAAATAGACATTTTGCTAGGAAAAAATTACAGATTTTCAACATACTGTATGCCTGATTCGTACATTGATTTCCTAAATTGGATTGTGAAAGCTGGAGAAAAATCTCCATTACGATGTCTTTGTAAATTCTCCCTTAAATGTGAATATTTAATGTGGCGGTTCTAGTGTCATTAACCATATACGACTCTTGAAAGTACTTCAGCAATCATTTGAGATATCACACATGTTTGTAAatcagaaaaatcaaacaaattagTGATGTTGGCAATCAAATCCGTACAGTATTGCTAAAAGATAAGAGAGAGCATAatgaaattgtttatttctacaTGTGTTTGGAAGACGTGTACTTtcccactaccccccccccccttctcccctGAATGCAACATAGATTTCTGTTGATTACAATAGCACATAGATCTCACAACATTCTTGACAAAGAAGGTGTGATTAAGAAAAGAAGTCATGGACAATGTCCATTTGCACCATCTGTCCAACTTGGTACTCATGGTCATCGTCGTCCTCATCGACATTGCCCCCTTCGTGTTCATCATCTTCGGGAACTACCTCCTCCTCGTCTACTTCGTCATCTGGTTCGTTGAGGAATTTGGAGATGTTGTGCAGCACAGCACATGCGACAACAACATCGCAGACCCTTCTTGGAGCCATCTGCATGCCTTGGCCCTTCAAGCAACGAAATTTGTTCTTCAGCTGTCCGAAGGTCATTTCGATCAAACACCGGGTTCGTGCATGGGCTCTGCATTTAAAGGAATTTAAAATAAGTTGGAAAAAATTTAAAATGATGTCACGAAATGCATGTTAATGGTGGATTTAGGTAAAGCTTTTAGGGAAAGAAGACGTTGACTGCCCTTCCACATTTTCATCAGACATGTAGACCACTGTAaatgaaaaatcaccaaaacttAGAAAACAAGAAATTCAAATGTAAATTgctaaatacactgtatatttcttctctcatacAGGACAGCTCCTCCATCGCTGAGGATAATTTTAATCTACCATGGAAGAAAATGGTCAATGACCCTAATGGAGTTATCTGGGGCATCAAGGGAGCTGTCTTGGAAGGGAACATCCTAGTGTAGTTGTCAGATGGGAAGTGTCCATGAGGTAGTTACTCATTGGGGAGTTTAATGTGTCTATTGTTGAAATAGAGCACAGAAAGCGATATGCCCAGAAATGCCACTGATTAAATGTCAATTGGATGGGAGACAATTTTATAATTTTACACTTTTAATGAAATAGTGAGATGCCAATTATTTACCAATACAAAAGAAAGGAGGGAGATGCCTTTCTTTGTTCCAGCTCATGCATTTTTAGGACTTTAAAAATTTGTTCGATTATGTATATAAGGGGTAGCGGATATCTTGGCGTTTTTGATACATTGCACATACCTGTTGTATGCTCTCTTCGGTGGTGTGTCGTCTTTGTTTTCACCAAAGGGAGTTTGGACCCATCGTCTGAGGGGATAGCCACTGTCTCCTAACAGGAAACCACTATCCCCTCTGTTTCGCAGGAATCTTCCCAGATGACTCATTTGCAGGATTCGTGCATCATGCACAGAGCCGGGCCATCTGCAAggtcattgtacatgtaccagtgATATTAACCTTGTATTGTCTGTTTAATGTCACTCTGACAGTATGCAGTTTTtaaaaagtttcaaaatagaaatacagaaatgtacaaagtttcagGAAAACAAGGTTTGATGGTTAGATTTCAAAATATCAGCTTTGTTGAGAATTGTAATGTGATAGAATAATATTTTTTATGTGggatatatctatatattctcACTGAGATGTAAATACTTAAACATAGCATTGTCAAAAATAGTTAATGATGTTAAAGTTATAAATATTTTGGTAAACCTAATCAAAAGTGTGTAGGAATTAGAAAGGAAATTTGGATTTCAGGATAATCTAAAGGCATTCTTGCATTTGATTACCTACACATTCTCTTTGTAATATCTCTTTCTCAATTATTCCCCCACTCCCTTTTTGCTTCTACATTTATGGGACCTCTTCAAAATATGCattcttttgaagagaaaaatggTACACTTCAAACaattatttttctggaaatatCCAAATTGTTTTGATGTAACTTAAAGATGCtgtatttcattgaaaattaaaTCATTTGATAAGCCCTAGTTAATTTCAGACAGTCagactttcacatgcattttcttTCCTGTATCTTTCTGTCTTTGTATTCAATATAACTATTTATTCCAAATGAATGGTGTGTTTCAAGAGAGGGAATAATTACATTGCTTCATAACAAATTAAACCACAAAATTGAAGCATAAGTTGGCCTTTGTTAGATAATTACATCtaaattataaaacaaaaattccaaATACACAAAGATTCATTTTAAAGTCAGTATTCAAATCAACTTCATTATTATATAGAAATGTGAAATTCCAAATCGGCCCACGGCATCACACCCCTTCTCGTTGAGAATGATTAAATGATGAAAAGGcaggcaggaaaaaaaaaaatgaaaatgtgtgcaTATGAAGGATCTCAACAGAGGCACAGATAAGGTTGGAAAATTTTGGAAATTATAGGGGTTTACAGGCCGGCTGCATTGGCATACCATCCCAACTCaaacaattctttaaaaaaaaaataaggaatcaGAATAATTCTaattgaaatttcacaattcCTCATTATGTCATTATTTGATATGTACCCCCTCCACCGTCCCTCCCCCAAAAttattttaatttgatttcttattacatttttattactttatttctttcatttagtTGGTTGTGTCATTATATATGcttgtattatatacatgtataatacttttttttttggggggggggggaggaattgTTGGTCCATTCACCACCCGGCCCCTCCAAATGAGCATGCCAGTGCTCCCTCTCGCAAATTACACCCCATGCCCCCCTCTGTGGAGACAATAATATTAATAAGAAGGGGGAAAAGAGCCTACAAGTTTTGTACGTGTTCTACGAGTTGTACCTGGCCACGACGTTGGTGATGACGTATTTTGCGTCACACACCATTTGGACGTTTATGGTATGACGGAACTTCCTGTTGACGTAAACGTGTTCATTCACACCGAGGACAGCAGAGTTCAAACCCACATGTGTACAATCCACAGCCCCCAAGACACTCGGGAAACCTGCTATGGCGAAGAACTCGTTCTTCACACGGTCTGCCTCAGCTCCAGTTGGGAATTTGATGAACTGCATTGGAAATAGAATTTGAAGTTAAGTTTATCTTAAGTTTGGGCTTTTTCAATCTTCATTCAACTCAATGTGCCATACTGCTAACTTAAATTCTTACGAGTGGGACAGTGTAGTACCGGTCTACTGTAGCTAGAACCCCCAAGGCCTAGCGGCGCGCCGGTGATAGCCGGCGGCGTAGGGTAGGGGTAGGTAGCCGGGATGCGGGACGAGTATGATCTGTGTGAGCATGGTGAGGAAGATAGCCCTGAGCGATCGCGATCGAATTGGAAATAGCTGCATTTGTTCACATTTATTCGGCTGTATAATTTTAACAGTGTGCAACTACAAGGCATTGAAATATTAGTAATATAGTCTAGAATAATTCTGTAATTTAGTACCGGTAGGACCCTAACTGAAATTAGATAGACTCTGAAGTTTACACATGGCCTGGCATAGCAGGGTGGGGCTATCTAGTATTTCTAACGTTGTTAGATGTCTAACGTCTATAAGTTTGCAAAAACTGAAAAAGAGTATTAAACCAAAAAAGATCACAGACAGACTCTATGATCTTCAGAGTCTCTAGATCGAACTGTTGTTATGCTTTTAATAATCAAAGAACAGAAATTCAAATAGACCGTAGCGTAGTCATCATGGTTCTACCGTACTACTAGAACTACTCAGCTTAGCATTATGCAATAATAGACTAAATACCGCCTACCGGTAATGTTACAGAGTGTCTAGTAATGATGatactattattactatattGTCTTACTACTCTAGTACAAATACTAAATAGTACTACAGTAGTAGAAGGTTTTTGAGCTTCACTTGATGTGTGCTTGCatggggctgggggggggggatggcggCTGGTGACCGTTGCGTTGTAGGCGATGGGGGAAAAAAGGTGTAAATCGCAAGCAAATGAGGCATCTGCGTGTTAAACCAATGACAGCTCCTGCACTTGGCATCGATTTTTGTTGTACAAAATTTGCCTTTTTCTTATTGGCTGCCCACATTtgctagcccccccccccccccaaaaaaaaaaaaaaaaaatttttacTAATATAGGCACAGCAGAGTCACAAATGTCTGCTCCTATTGCCTTGGACGCCAACAGACTAGAAAATCTAGTAGGTTATTACTAATATTATACACATCTGTGGTTAGAATAGACTCAGAGAAAGAGTCGGTGACTCAGTAAAGACTGAATGATATTGTAGTTCTACTAGTGTGTAACCGTTACTGCATTTTGTCAAATTCAGTGAATTACTGTATCCCATAAAGGTTAACtacaatttcatacatatatctatattaTATTAGAGAGAGATACAGTTCTATACAGAACATTACGTGTATTAGAATTAAAGAAGATGCAAGAGACACCGCCTACCTGACTTCTCCGTCGAACCAGGGCCAGTGTCACTTTACGGATGCATCGCGACACGGTCGCAATGCTCACTCTGTGTGATCTAGCTATTTGACTGAGCAGAGTGCCTCCAGCATAATACATCAATGCTATGCACACTTGCACAAGAACTGGCAATGATCTGTTTCTGTTCGTTCTTGGTTGAATATCGCCTCTCAGTAAGTTCACAAGAAAGTTAATTCCCCGTCGTGTAAATCTGTAGGCTTTCTTGATCTTGGTGTCATCCATTCCCAGGAAAGGATCTTCTCTGGGGAGGAAGACCCTCCTACCCCTAGCCGCCATTTTGTTGCTATGAAGCACTTACGAATGACTTGTGAACAACCTTTGATTTTTAAGAGCAGCCCAAACCTGTCGTAAAGATACGAGCAACTTGTGGGACTTACGAACAACTCGGATCTTTATGAAACGGACCTAGTTgatcgtaactttacgaacaactCTACGAAGAACTTTACGAGCAACTGGGTGCACTTACGAACAACTGGGTGCATTTACGATCAAGTTGGTCACTTACgagcagctttatgaaacacccccccggCTAGCAGTGCCTATAtttagctagctagctagacaCGTCGTACGGCTACGTGTATTGTACACGACGACAGTCGCGCTAAAGCAATAACCCTCGTTACTCTTGGGGGAAATTGCCACTTTCTTTCCCTTCATAGACTGGCAGGCTTCAAAACAGGTCAATATGCGGTATGCCTAACTATTAAGTTTTGCTACAATCTAATGCTTTTTAAGCCTAGAGCATTTCTAGATCTAACAAACGTTATAGTTTGCATCTTGTCTGACATCACGCTCCAGTCAACTTTAGGCCTACTTAGTACTGCTGCAGCACTTGTCCATTGTTAGTGTACGTGAAATCAATGTACTGTGCGGTAGCGTAGGTCACGCGAACAACAATATCTGTAATCCATTGACCATAGCTTCttagtttgtttttcattgtaataagCGGTTAGTGGGCTTGGATCTATGGGATTGATCTCGAGAAGTTTAATGAATATCTGGGATACCGTCCATACCGATGGCATTTTCGATCCAATCCTACAGACGTCAGAAATTGACCAATACTAACACTTTTACAGTTTACTTTTTAATACGGGTACCGTACCGGTACTCTCAGTAGAGTTGTGCAGTAGGGGCCTACTAGACTACTGGGGCCTACCGTTACTTAACTTAGGCTGACTCGCCGGTTATTCTGTCTTTACtcagttttctatttttctagaTTTGATTCGGCCAGACATTCTTGAAATCTGTAATATGAAGAATCTAGAATCTACAGGTTAAACGCTAAATTATAAACATTTAGCCCTAGAAATAGATCTGAAACTTAGATTTAGATCCTTGTTCTATACATTACTACTAGCACTACTAGACATTATAGGCTATAGACTTTATAGTCTTACCGTTAGTCATTATAGATAGGCAGGTTAGGCTTTACGTTGTTCTTAGATCTACTATAACATTAGTACCTTCTAGACCTAGATCCCCAATAAACAGTCTAGCTGTAGATTTAGCCCCTACCTGGATATAGAGTCTAGATCTAGAGTCTAGACTAGAAAACCTTGAAACTCATTTTTATTGATCTACTAGTCTGTTATAATGACGCCCCAAAATAGACGTCTGGATGTTACATAGACCTAGACAATCGAGTAGACAGAGTTCGAGAGTTCTCCTACGTTTTTAATAGGCCTGCGTAGATAGTAGCGGTTAGAACACTACTA encodes:
- the LOC140226429 gene encoding putative nuclease HARBI1; this translates as MAARGRRVFLPREDPFLGMDDTKIKKAYRFTRRGINFLVNLLRGDIQPRTNRNRSLPVLVQVCIALMYYAGGTLLSQIARSHRVSIATVSRCIRKVTLALVRRRSQFIKFPTGAEADRVKNEFFAIAGFPSVLGAVDCTHVGLNSAVLGVNEHVYVNRKFRHTINVQMVCDAKYVITNVVARWPGSVHDARILQMSHLGRFLRNRGDSGFLLGDSGYPLRRWVQTPFGENKDDTPPKRAYNRAHARTRCLIEMTFGQLKNKFRCLKGQGMQMAPRRVCDVVVACAVLHNISKFLNEPDDEVDEEEVVPEDDEHEGGNVDEDDDDHEYQVGQMVQMDIVHDFFS
- the LOC140246934 gene encoding uncharacterized protein; the encoded protein is MSGIGQHHAHKKESRKRQQNYSREEKLQIVDFVKRRREDLFGKAGYCGVKVEDRKRKAWEELSMKLRSSGGKEVREWRDLKKKWQDMKSRAIKLQAKAHLTGGGPPTPIDFVSEKILETLPPEVTEGLSSSQNEAGLGECTNSQNSEDAPGMMDLDDEEMDLNTGNPDEVAVENLNAITEIVSYSPNLIHNDLIQISGQLSTIIELLKMSLKGHKEQ